One genomic window of [Clostridium] scindens ATCC 35704 includes the following:
- a CDS encoding peptide MFS transporter, which translates to MEKVKKGRPFGFYVCALGFTFERLAFYTMKYLLAIWIATEVASGGLGLSDIEASAMSGSFVAWTYITPLFGGYIADHWISPRICVPLGMILMGLGYLCTWRADSLTLVWAMIILVAVGTGLFKGNLSGINGLLFHDADELDAAFSIQYSFVNIGSFIGTTFIAILATTGLFGLKTSFNTVFLICGIFMFIDAVWFILNGRSLGDAGKKPFKADQREFETVSKKKDGDTKLTSGDIKRIVAIVLVTLFSSVFWMVWYMAYMPAYFRFGWGNGSDYMNLANWYIGSFQIPTSWFDSVNALVCIILGPVLAMLWAKLAKRPKGDMSMFKKTALGIILVGISYIVMVVADKIAAVNGQCSVFWLALVCLLMSVGEMVFSPLGNSFISKLAPAKVLGLLLGFWPIAVFLAQKTYPALYAWLKGMDFTMGYGGLAIVIIILGIILWACSGKLDEMEKAQ; encoded by the coding sequence GTGGAAAAAGTAAAGAAAGGAAGACCATTTGGCTTTTATGTCTGCGCGCTCGGTTTTACATTTGAGAGGCTGGCGTTTTACACAATGAAGTATTTGTTAGCCATTTGGATTGCAACAGAGGTTGCATCGGGCGGCTTGGGATTATCGGATATTGAAGCCTCTGCCATGTCCGGTTCTTTTGTGGCCTGGACGTACATTACGCCTCTTTTTGGCGGTTACATTGCGGATCATTGGATCAGCCCGAGAATTTGCGTACCGTTAGGAATGATTCTTATGGGCCTCGGATACCTCTGTACATGGAGGGCAGATTCTCTGACGCTGGTATGGGCGATGATTATTCTGGTAGCAGTCGGCACAGGACTGTTCAAGGGGAATCTGTCCGGTATCAACGGTCTGCTGTTCCATGATGCGGATGAATTGGACGCGGCCTTTTCGATTCAGTATTCATTCGTTAACATCGGTTCCTTTATCGGGACCACATTTATTGCAATACTCGCTACAACAGGATTGTTCGGGCTCAAGACAAGTTTCAATACTGTATTTTTAATCTGCGGTATTTTCATGTTCATTGACGCGGTATGGTTTATTCTCAACGGAAGATCTCTGGGAGATGCCGGGAAGAAACCATTCAAGGCAGATCAGCGGGAATTTGAAACGGTCAGCAAGAAAAAGGATGGCGACACGAAATTGACGTCCGGCGATATCAAACGAATTGTGGCAATTGTTCTTGTAACCCTGTTCTCCAGCGTATTCTGGATGGTATGGTATATGGCTTATATGCCGGCTTACTTCCGTTTTGGCTGGGGAAACGGCAGCGATTATATGAATCTTGCCAACTGGTATATAGGAAGTTTCCAGATTCCAACTTCCTGGTTTGATTCTGTAAATGCTCTGGTATGTATAATCTTAGGTCCTGTACTTGCGATGTTGTGGGCCAAACTTGCCAAGAGACCGAAGGGCGACATGAGCATGTTCAAAAAAACGGCGCTTGGTATTATACTGGTAGGTATTTCTTACATAGTAATGGTTGTGGCAGATAAGATTGCCGCAGTGAACGGACAGTGCTCCGTATTCTGGCTGGCGCTTGTATGCCTGTTGATGTCTGTCGGAGAGATGGTATTCTCCCCGCTGGGGAACTCCTTTATCTCCAAACTTGCGCCTGCGAAGGTGCTGGGACTTCTGCTTGGCTTCTGGCCGATCGCCGTGTTCCTTGCCCAGAAGACTTACCCGGCTTTATATGCATGGCTTAAGGGTATGGACTTTACTATGGGCTACGGCGGATTAGCGATTGTCATTATTATTCTTGGCATTATTCTCTGGGCGTGCAGCGGAAAACTGGACGAGATGGAAAAAGCCCAATAA
- the pepI gene encoding proline iminopeptidase: protein MTKITEGYMPYLEHQTYYRIVGEKQPNGKAPLICLHGGPGSTHNYYEVLDNLADDDARMIVMYDQIGCGNSYLDGHPELWNQDVWLDELDALRAHLGLDTCHIIGQSWGGMMQIAYAIERKPKGVKSFIISSGHSSSSLWEKEGLRRIKMMPREMQDAINHALTTGDFTGEAYDAAVAEYMDRYCNYWLGQDAPACCTRPKKSGSESYIYGWGPNEFAPTGTLKDFEYTDRLGEIQIPSLICSGISDLCSPLVAKTLADGIPNSKWILWENARHTCFVDRHDDYCKELIKWMNHYD from the coding sequence ATGACAAAAATTACAGAAGGCTATATGCCATACCTGGAGCATCAGACCTATTACAGGATTGTCGGTGAGAAGCAGCCGAATGGGAAGGCGCCGTTGATCTGCCTGCACGGGGGGCCGGGCTCTACCCATAATTATTATGAGGTGTTGGATAATCTGGCAGATGACGATGCCCGGATGATCGTGATGTATGACCAGATTGGCTGTGGCAATTCTTATCTTGACGGGCATCCGGAACTGTGGAATCAGGACGTCTGGCTGGATGAACTGGATGCTTTAAGAGCGCACCTTGGACTGGATACCTGCCACATCATCGGCCAGTCCTGGGGAGGGATGATGCAGATTGCCTATGCGATTGAACGTAAACCAAAGGGAGTCAAGAGTTTCATCATATCCAGCGGGCACTCAAGCAGCTCGCTCTGGGAGAAGGAGGGCCTGCGCCGGATCAAAATGATGCCTCGGGAGATGCAGGACGCCATTAACCATGCGCTTACTACAGGAGATTTCACCGGCGAGGCCTACGATGCCGCAGTTGCAGAATACATGGACAGATACTGTAACTACTGGCTTGGGCAGGATGCCCCTGCATGCTGCACCAGACCGAAAAAATCTGGTTCAGAGTCGTACATATATGGATGGGGACCTAATGAATTCGCGCCGACAGGAACACTGAAGGATTTCGAATATACCGACAGGCTTGGCGAGATTCAGATCCCTTCCTTGATCTGCAGCGGCATATCCGATCTGTGTTCTCCTCTTGTTGCCAAGACGCTGGCGGACGGCATTCCTAATTCGAAGTGGATTCTGTGGGAGAATGCCAGACATACCTGTTTCGTAGACAGACATGATGATTACTGCAAAGAACTCATCAAATGGATGAATCATTACGATTAG